CAGACGAGGTAATCGGCGAGGCCGAGTTCTTCACCGAGCGCGCGCACTTCATCTTTGAAGAGGTCGCGCAACGGTTCAATCAGACCTTTGAAGTCGACAACGGCCGGAAGCCCGCCGACGTTGTGATGGCTTTTGATGACGGCGGCGTTGCCGGTGCCGCTTTCCACGACGTCAGGGTAAATGGTGCCCTGCGCGAGGTAATCGACTTGACCGATTTTGCGCCCCTCTTCTTCGAATACGCGGATAAATTCTTCCCCGATGGTTTTGCGTTTTTGTTCCGGATCGGTAATACCTTTTAAGCGCGCGAGGAACCGATCGGCGGCGTTGACGCGGATGAAGTGCATGCCGCTGTCGGCAAAGGCGGCTTCGACTTCGTCGCCTTCATTTTTACGCATCAAGCCGTGATCGACGAAGATGCAGGTAAGTTGCGAGCCGACCGCGCGCGATAAAAGCTGCGCGCAAACAGACGAGTCGACACCGCCCGAAAGAGCGAGCAATACTTTACCGTCGCCTACGGTGGCGCGAATTTCTTGAACGGCCGTCTCGGCGAAATGTTCCATCGTCCAGTCACCGCGGCAACCGCAGACGTCTAAAATGAACGAGCGCAGCATCTGCATGCCCTCTTTGGAATGGTTGACTTCCGGATGGAATTGCACGCCGTACAGTTTACGACGGGTGTCCGCCACCGCCGCGACCGGCGTGTGCGCGGTTTTGCCGATGACTTCGAAGCCGGTGGGCGGCTCTTCCACGTAGTCGCCGTGGCTCATCCACACATCGGTTTCCGCGGAAACGTTGGCGAAAACATCACCGTCCGCCAATTTCTGCACTTTGGCATAGCCGTATTCACGGGTAATCGGCCGTTTGACGTCGCCGCCGAGTTCCCGACACATCCACTGCATGCCGTAGCAAATGCCGAAGATCGGGATGCCCGCCTCAAAAATGCGGGAGTCAAGTCGCGGCGCGCCGT
Above is a genomic segment from Negativicoccus succinicivorans containing:
- the guaA gene encoding glutamine-hydrolyzing GMP synthase, which encodes MVPTERIIIVDFGGQYAQLIARRVRECGVYSKIVSYTRDLDEILAEKPQGIIFTGGPASVYEDGAPRLDSRIFEAGIPIFGICYGMQWMCRELGGDVKRPITREYGYAKVQKLADGDVFANVSAETDVWMSHGDYVEEPPTGFEVIGKTAHTPVAAVADTRRKLYGVQFHPEVNHSKEGMQMLRSFILDVCGCRGDWTMEHFAETAVQEIRATVGDGKVLLALSGGVDSSVCAQLLSRAVGSQLTCIFVDHGLMRKNEGDEVEAAFADSGMHFIRVNAADRFLARLKGITDPEQKRKTIGEEFIRVFEEEGRKIGQVDYLAQGTIYPDVVESGTGNAAVIKSHHNVGGLPAVVDFKGLIEPLRDLFKDEVRALGEELGLADYLVWRQPFPGPGLGIRIMGEVTKEKLDTLRDADAIWREEIKNAGWDRKVNQYFAVLTSNRSVGVMGDSRTYAYTLALRGVTTTDFMTAEWARIPYEVLDIVSNRIVNEVEGINRVVYDITGKPPATIEWE